The segment TTCTACACCCGTCTGGCAAAGGGCGGCGTGGGCTACATCGTTATGGGCGATGTGGCACCCATCAACAGCTTTTCTCCCACCCCCAAGCTGTTTGACGACAGCCAGATCCCTGCCTTCAAGGCACTGGCCGACAGCGTACACGCCTACGGCACCAAGCTGGGCGTCCAGCTCTTCCACCCGGAGTACGATGTGGACGCCATCAACAGCCTGTTCATGCAGAAGAAGTTTGACGAAATGCGTCAGCGCCTGCATCACGACATGATGTTCTTCACCGATGAGGTCAGCGAGGAGATGCTCATGGCCATCATCGATAAGATGTGCGCCTGCGCAGTGCGTGCCCAGAAGGCCGGTGTGGACGTGATCCAGATCCACGGCGACCGCCTGAACGGTTGCCTGTGCTCCACCCGCATGAACCACCGCACCGATAAGTTCGGCGGCAGTCTGGAGAACCGCGTCCGTTTTGCCCGTATGCTGACCCGCGCCATCCGCAAGGCTGTGCCGGATATGGTCATCGACTACAAGCTGTCCATCGTCACCCCGCAGCGCGGCAAGGGCGGCATTGACGAAGCCGACGCCGTGCAGTTTGCCCAGTGGCTGGTAGAGGACGGCGTGGATATGCTCCACGTTGCGCAGGCCAACCACACCGGCAACATGGCCGACACCATTCCTCCCATGGGCGTACAGCCCTACGGCTTCTTCGTCAAGATTGCCGGGGACATCAAAAAGGCCGTCAATGTGCCGGTCAGCGCCGTGGGTCGTATCGTGGATGCCGAAATGGCTGCGCGTGTCATCGAGAGCGGCATGGCCGACATGGTTGCCATGGGTCGCCCGCTGCTGGCAGACCCCGACTGGGGCACCAAGATCGCTGCCGGGAAGGCCTGCGATATCCGCCGCTGCATCAGCTGCAACAAGGGCTGCACCGATGCCATCCAGAACCGTCAGTTCCTCTCCTGCGTGCTGAACGCGGAGAACGGCTACGAGAACACCCGCAGCATCCAGCCCGCAGCGCAGAAAAAGAAGATCGCCGTCCTCGGCGGCGGCCCTGCCGGTCTGGAAGCCGCCCGTGTGGCAGCGCTGCGCGGCCATGACGTGACCCTGTTTGAAAAGACCACCACTCTGGGCGGCCAGCTGAACATTGCCTGCGTACCTCCCCGCAAGGAGGAGATGCGCCGTGCCGCACAGGACCTGATCCACGCGGTCTGCAACGCCGGTGTGCACCTGTGCATGGGTCAGACCCGCACCGCAGAGCAGCTGAAGGATGCCGGTTTCGAGGCCGTCATCAACGCTGTGGGC is part of the Faecalibacterium sp. HTF-F genome and harbors:
- the bilR gene encoding bilirubin reductase, long form, translated to MQNVILQPIEVGGQTFKNRIMFPPLTTGYEKNGMISEQDMGFYTRLAKGGVGYIVMGDVAPINSFSPTPKLFDDSQIPAFKALADSVHAYGTKLGVQLFHPEYDVDAINSLFMQKKFDEMRQRLHHDMMFFTDEVSEEMLMAIIDKMCACAVRAQKAGVDVIQIHGDRLNGCLCSTRMNHRTDKFGGSLENRVRFARMLTRAIRKAVPDMVIDYKLSIVTPQRGKGGIDEADAVQFAQWLVEDGVDMLHVAQANHTGNMADTIPPMGVQPYGFFVKIAGDIKKAVNVPVSAVGRIVDAEMAARVIESGMADMVAMGRPLLADPDWGTKIAAGKACDIRRCISCNKGCTDAIQNRQFLSCVLNAENGYENTRSIQPAAQKKKIAVLGGGPAGLEAARVAALRGHDVTLFEKTTTLGGQLNIACVPPRKEEMRRAAQDLIHAVCNAGVHLCMGQTRTAEQLKDAGFEAVINAVGAHSAAPRIPGIDSVNVADAWRVLAGEQQVYGTVAVIGGGMVGCETAEYLAARGCKVSVIEMMDKIAAGESTTILPTLLENYKTYGVEQYPSHKVKEFRMDAVVCENKDGAEVTIPCDYIVLAMGARSNEFDAAALEAAGIPVYSIGDAAGKAADISNAIRTGYDTACQL